From Aegilops tauschii subsp. strangulata cultivar AL8/78 chromosome 5, Aet v6.0, whole genome shotgun sequence:
CGCTAACCGACGTGACCTCTCGGCAGCCGCCGCTTCAATGCGGACGCAGATTTCCGAGGAACCAACCCCGGCCGCTACGCTGCATTGAAGCGGCTAATCGGCCCTTCGCATGGCCTGGCCTCGACTATATAAGCCGCGCTCTGGCGTCGTTCACAtcgcttcctcctcctccttgtaCTCCTCTCCCCGTTCATCTCCCTCCACATCTCCCGGCCAAGGGAGGAGCCAGCGCCCAACGACCCTGGGCACTTGCCCGGGCTCGCTGCGTACGCGATGGTGTACCACGCCCTTTTCCAGCTGACGAAATCCACTTGTACATCGAGGTTTCCCGGACAAAACTGTTTTGGGCTTCTTTCAGTAGTGGGCTTCGCAAGAAATAGCAGCGGGCCTCGGTCTAGAAAGTGCCAAGTGCGGAAGGCATGTTCATTTACTCGATAGCTATCGATCCACCTGCCAACCAGTTCAGCGCCGGCAGGCGGTTCCGGGGCCGGATCTGGCGGGTCGTGGCGACGCCACCCTCGAACTCCGGGGCCATCGTCCTCATCAGTTGGCGGCTCCTCGCCGAAGGCGGAGATCGCCATCTCCTCCGGCGACGAGGAGGACCAACAGCCGCCGAAGCTGCAGTTCGCGCATAAGGTGTTGGCCCAAGTCTACACTGCCATCAACGCGAAGTTCGAGGAGCAGATGGAGTTGATTCTCCGTCGCTCCGTGATaacacacaagtataggggatcgcaacagttttcgagggtagagtattcaatccAAATTTATATATTTGACACAAgcggagccaaagaatatttgtaagtattagcagttgagttgtcaattaaaccacacctggagattaaatatctgcagcaaagtgatcagtagcacagtaatatgatagtttgatagtagTAGTAGTAACGATAGCAGTGGCAACGGTAGCAACAGTAACAATTTTGTCGCAGTTGTATCAGTAGCAATAgaaatagtaacttagcaagaacaatatgtggaaaactcgtaggcattggatcggtgattatgttggataatattcatcacataacagtcataacctagggcgacaaagaactagctccagttcataaatataatgtaggtatgtattccgtaaatagtcatacgtgcttatggaaaagaacttgcatgacatcttttgtcctaccctcccgtgacagcggggtccataaggaaactaagggatattaaggtctgcttttaatagagaaccggaacaaagcattaacacatagtgaatacatgaactcctcaaactacggtcatcaccggaaagtatcccaattgttgtcaccttggggtttacggatcataacacgtaataggtgatatgacttgcaagatcggatcacgAACTTAGATATagtggtgataacataaacggttcagatctgaaatcatggcactcgggccctagtgacaagcattaagcatagaaaattcataacaacattaatctcataacatagtggatactagggatcaagccctaacaaaactaacttgattacatgatgaatcttaTCAACTCCTCaacgaccagcgagcctacaaaggaattactcactcccggcgatgagcatcatgaaattggtgatggaggatggttggtgatgacgaagaccgaagatccccctctctgtaGCCCCGAACaggctccagatctggcctctcgATGAAGAATGGGAGGTGGCGACTGCTctgtatcgtaaaatgcgatgaaacttcctctcctatttttttctgaaaaataggattttatagcgttgaGAATAGGGTCAGAGGGGCCTCGAGGGccccaccacccaccagggcatgcctgaGGGGGTTAGCTTAACAGcgacctgttacggtggatgccacgtgtcggttacccttgacgaaagcacttccatggcacgccatttatcgtcatggaagtggacacttccgtgatgataattttggtattgtcatggaacacttgtatgacagcacaagtatgactatcttgattctgtcataaaattgtcatggacgtacatgcatgacacaaaacatgacctactgtgacaaacacgtatcatcacagaagtgtttttttgtagtgtaccaagaataatagggcatgtaggattgcaatctatatcaagcacaataaaatctacgggcacataattcctatttgcaacaataagaatattattaattctttccataggtttcttaatagtggaatccgctaagtgcaaatttaaagaacaattatcaagTTTATGGAAACCTAGCTGATAGGAACTGAGTCCCTACCAGGACGAGCTCTCGGGTTATAGGGGTGAAAGGAGGGTTGGCGCGGAGGAGGTCACGGCCGACGGCGCTGGGGCGCCGTGATCgcgagatagagagagaggggggcgcagggtgctgaaggaaatatgccctagaggcaataataaagttattatttatttcctcatatcatgataaatgtttattattcatgctagaattgtattaaccggaaacttagtacatgtgtgaatatatagacaaacatattgtcactagtatgcctctacttgactagctcgttgaatcaaagatggttaagtttcctagccatagacatgagttgtcatttgattaacgggatcacatcattaggagaatgatgtgattgacttgacccattccattagcttagcacttgatcctttagtatgttgctattgctttcttcatgacttatacatgttcctatgactatgagattatgcaactcccgtttaccggaggaacactttgtgtgctaccaaacgtcacaacgtaactgggtgattataaaggtgctctacaggtgtctccaaaggtacttgttgggtaggcgtatttcgagattaggatttgtcactctgattgtcggagaggtatctctgggcccactcggtaatgcacatcactataagccttgcaagcactttaactaatgagttagttgcgggatgatgtattacagaacgagtaaagagacttgccggtaatgagattgaactaggtattgagataccgacgatcgaatctcgggcaagtaacataccgatgacaaagggaacaaacgtatgttgttatgcggtttgaccgataaagatcttcgtagaatatgtaggagtcaatatgggcatccaggttccgctattggttattgaccagagaagtgtctcggtcatgtctacatagttcttgaacccgtagggtctgcacgcttaacgttcgttgacgatatagtattatatgagttatgtatgttggtgaccgaatgtcgttcggagttccggataagatcacggacatgacgaggaactccggaatggtccggagataaagattgatatatgggataatagtgtttggacTCCGGAAGGGTTCtggaattcaccggaaggggttccggatgtttcccgaaatgtttgggtacgagaacactttatttgggccaaaggggaaagcccacaaggtttttggaaagcgcaaaaggtaGTTTCTGGGTCCatacgccagggtccctggcgtctgggtccagacgccgggaaccctggcgtctggtcctggagtctgagaaggactcttgcctttcgggtgaaatcgactttgtggaggcttttacttcaagtttcgaccccaaggctcaacatataaatagaggggtagggctggcacccaagacacatcaagaaacaccaagccgtgtgccggcaaccccgtcccctctagtttatcctccgtcatagttttcgtagtgcttaggcgaagccctgcggagattgttcttcaccaacaccgtcaccacgccgtcgtgctgccagaactcatctactacttcgcccgtcttgctggatcaagaaggcgaggacgtcatcgagctgaacgtgtgcagaactcggaggtgccgtgcgttcggtacttggatcggtcggatcgtgaagacgtacgactacatcaaccgcgttgataaacgcttccgcttacggtctacgagggtacgtagactacactctcccctctcgttgctatgcatcaccatgatcttgcgtgtgcgtaggaatttttttgaaattactacgttccccaacaggtgcGGCTAGGGTTAGGGCTCCCGGCTTAAGGAAGCCGAGCAAATATGATTGCTTCTGCTTAACTCCAAAATGGGTCCTTACATGAGTTTATATAATCCTCCTaataagataattgggctaagcccctaatacgATAAGATAACTTGGGCCAAGCCCCTAACTGCCTGCGCCATTGGGCCTCCTCCGGATGTAATGTATGCCGGTCATAACATCTCTCCCCGCCCGCGCAAACACCTCGTCCTCGAGCTGGAAGTCGGGAAAGTGCTTGCGGAACTTGTCGAGGTGCTCCCAAGTGGCATCTTCCTCCAGAAGACCCTGCCACTGGATCAACAAGCGCCAAACACCGCGGCTCTGCTGGGCCTTCAAAACCTTCGCTGGACCGGGAAGGAGACGGCCCTCAGAAGTCGGAGGAAGGTCCGGCGTGGTCGCTGGTGGCTCGCCGTGGAAAGGCTTCAACAAGCCCACATGGAAAACGTTGTGGATGCGAGCGCTAGATGGCAGCTGAAGGCGGTAGGCGACGTTGTCGATGCGCTCCAGCACCGAAAACGGCCTAGCATAGCGGGGACCCAGCTTGCGCTTAGTGCGCGGGTCCAGTGACTGCGTAGTGTGGTGGAGTAGGCGCAACCACACCCAGTCTCCCACCACGAACTTCGCCTCGCGGTAGTGTGCGTTGTAGTACTTCTTGGACAGTTGATGGGCCTGGAGAAGACGTTGGCGCACCTCGGCAAGGATCTCATCCCTACCGCAGAGAAGCTCGACCGCTGCCTCAGTCCGGGCCGTCTTAGGCTAGAACGGCAAGATGGGTGGTGGAGGGCGACCGTAGACCACCTCGAAGGGCGTAGCACGCAGGAGGGAGTGGTAGGAGGTGTTGTAGTAGTACTCCGCCCAAGAGAGCCAGTCGACCCATGCACGTGGGTGATCACCTATAACACAACGTAAGTACATAGCAATCACCTTGTTGACCACCTCGGATTGGTCGTCCGTCTAGGGTGGAATGTCGTATTGAGGCGCAGCTTCACGCCCGCCATCCGAAACAGATCGCGCCAGACATGACCAGTGAACACCGGATCACGGTCGCTGACAATCGAGGAAGGAAGCCCGTGGAGGCGAACGATGCCGTCGAAGAAGGCCCGCGCAATGGAGGTGGCGGTGTACGGATGGCCGAGCGCGATGAAGTGCGCATACTTGGAGAAGCGGTCGACCACCGTAAGGATGACGGACTTGCTGCCAACCTTGGGGAGGCCCTCGATGAAGTCAATGGAGATGTCAGCCCAGACCTGAGAGGGCACCTCAAGGGGCTGTAGCAGCCCCGCCGGTTGCAGTGTCTCCGTCTTATTGCGCTAGCACGTCACGCAAGACCGCACCTAGTCCCGCACCAGCGCACGATAGCCGAGGATGTAGAAATCTGCTCGGAGACGGTGGAGGGTCTTCTGCACGCCCTCGTGGCCGGCCGAGTGGGCTAGCAGCAAGGCCTGGTGACGGAGGTCGCCGTGATCCGGCACGAAGAGCCGGCGCTCATGCAGGAGCAGGCCATCATCCAGCCGCCACGGCTCCTCCAGGTCGCCGTCCGTGAGGCGCTGACGGAGGAGCTGCGCGTCCATGGCACTAGCGGTGGCTCAGCAGATGTCGTCGATGAAGGCGACAGAGGGTCCTAAGCGGATGCAGAGAGCCGTCCCCGCGGTGTCGACGGTGTCCGTGTAGTGGTCGGTGTCGCGGCGGGACAGCGCGTCCGCCACGGTGTTGAGGCGATGCTacgagcttgcgttggtttttcccttgaagaggaaagggtgatgcagcaaagtagagataagtatttccctcagtttgagaaccaaggtatcaatccagtagaagaagaatgcgcaaatcaccaatacctgcacaaacaatcaaacacttgcacccaacgcgataaaggggttgtcaatcccttcacggtcacttgcaaaagtgagatatgatagagatagataaatagaactaaacaaaagataaaatatttttggtttttttggtttatagatctgaaaagaaaagattgcaaaatagtagatcagaaactagtatgatggaaaatagacccgggggccataggtttcactagaggcttctctcatgaaggcaaataatacggtgggtgaacaaattactgtcgagcaattgatagaaaagagcaaagttatgacgatatccaagacaatgattatgcaatataggcatcacgtctgtgtcaagtagaccgaaacgattctgcatctactactattactccacacatcgaccgactcttgcctgcatctagagtattaagttcataagaacagagtaacgcattaagtaagatgacatgatgtagaggaattaactcaagcaatatgatgaaaaccccatctttttatcctcgatggcaacaatgcaatacgtgtctcactacccctactttgtcactgggtgaaatcacgcaagattgaacccaaagctaagcacctctcccattgcaagaaataccaatctagttggccaaaccaaaccgataattcgaagagaaatacaaagataccaaatcatgcatataagaattcagaggagattcaaataatattcatagataagctgatcataaatccacaattcatcggatctcgataaacacaccgcaaaagagtattacatcgtatagatctccaagaacatcgaggagaacatggtattgagaatcaaagagagagaagaagccatctagctactagctatggacccgtaggtttggggtggactactcacgcttcatcggaagggcaatagagttgatgtagatgccctccgtgattgaatccccctccgacaggatgtcggaaaaggccccaagatgggatctcatgggaacagaaggttgcggtggtggaaaagtgttttcgtggatgcttctggtagtttgggaatatatgtgaatatataggaggcagaactaggtcaggggggtcacgaggggcccacaaggtagggggcgtgccctacccccctaggcgcgccctccacccttgtcgccgcctcgtagctcttctgacttgaactccaagtctcctgggtgtcttctggtccaagaaaaatcatcgtgaagttttattccgtttagtattccttttctgcgaagctcaaaaacaaggaaaaaacagaaactggcactggcactgggctctaggttaatagtttagtcccaaaataatataaaatagcatattaatgcatataaaaatatccaaaacagataatataatagcatggaaccataaaaaattatagatacgttggagaagtatcaagcatccccaagcttaattcctgctcatcctcgagcaggtaaatgataaaaacagaatttttgatgtggaatgctacctaacatatttatccatgtaattttgttcattgcggcatgaatgttcagatccataagattcaaaacaaaagtttaatattgacataaaaacaataatacttcaagcatactaataaagcaatcatgtcttctcaaaatagtaTGGCTAAAggaagctatccctacaaaatcatatagtctggctatgctccatcttcatcacacaaagtattcaaatcatgcacaaccctggtttcagccaagcaattgtttcatactttagtattcacaaaccttttcaactttcacgcaatacatgagcgtgagccatgtacataacactataggtggaatagaatatggtggtgtggagaagacaaaaagaaggagatagtctcacatcaactaggtgtatcaatgggctatggagatgcccatcaatagatatcaatgtgagtgagtagggattgccatgcaacagatgcattagagctataagtttatgaaagctcaaaaagaaactaagtgggtgtgcatccaacttgcttgctcatgaagacctagggcatttgaggaagcccatcgttggaatatacaagccaagttctataatgaaaaattcccactagtatatgaaagtgacaaaataggagactctctatcatgaagatcatggtgctactttgaagcacaagtgtggaaaaaggatagtaacattgccccttctctcttttctctcatttttttgaaTGGCTTCTTTGGACTATTTTTtatttggcttctttggcctcttttattttgatttcctcacatgggacaatgctctaataatgaagatcatcacacttttatttacttacaactcaaagagtacaactcgatactagaacaaaatatgactctatatgaatgcctccagcgatgtaccgggatgtgcaatgactcaagagtaacatgtatgaaagaattatgaacggtggctttgccacaaatactatgtcaactacatgatcatgcaaaggaatatgacaatgatgaagcgtgtcataataaacgaaacgttggaaagttgcatggcaatatatctcggaatggctatggaaatgccataataggtaggtatggtggctgttttgaggaaggtatatggtggctGTATGTCACCGgcaaaagttgcgcggtactagatgttggtaatcgtagcataatttaaaaaatttcctacgctcaccaagatgcatctatggagtctactagcaacgaggggaaaggagtggatctacatacccttgtagatcgcgagcggaagcgttccaatgaacgtggatgatggagtcgtacttgtcgtgatccaaatcaccgatgaccgagtgccgaacgtacggcacctccgcgttcaacacacgtacggtgcagcgacgtctcctccttcttgatccagcaagggggaaggagaggttgatggagatccaacagcacgacggcgttgtggtggatgtagcggctctccggcagggcttcgccgagcttctgcgagagagagagaggtgttgcaggggaggagggaggcgcccaaggctgtgatcttgctgccctcccttccccccactatatatagggccaagggagagggggggggcgcagcattgccccttcctccaaggaagggtgcggccaggggggagtccttcccccccaaggcacctcggaggtgccttccccctttaggactctcccttttttcttatctcttgcgcatgggcctcttggggctggtgcccttggcccatataggccaaggcgca
This genomic window contains:
- the LOC109783011 gene encoding uncharacterized protein; the encoded protein is MDAQLLRQRLTDGDLEEPWRLDDGLLLHERRLFVPDHGDLRHQALLLAHSAGHEGVQKTLHRLRADFYILGYRALVWADISIDFIEGLPKVGSKSVILTVVDRFSKYAHFIALGHPYTATSIARAFFDGIVRLHGLPSSIVSDRDPVFTGHPKTARTEAAVELLCGRDEILAEVRQRLLQAHQLSKKYYNAHYREAKFVVGDWVWLRLLHHTTQSLDPRTKRKLGPRYARPFSVLERIDNVAYRLQLPSSARIHNVFHVGLLKPFHGEPPATTPDLPPTSEGRLLPGPAKVLKAQQSRGVWRLLIQWQGLLEEDATWEHLDKFRKHFPDFQLEDEVFARAGRDVMTGIHYIRRRPNGAGS